In Desulfobulbus oralis, one DNA window encodes the following:
- a CDS encoding IS30 family transposase, with product MSHSHLALEKRIRIEIFVSMGLSCREMARRLGRSHSTLSRELRRNVGSAKRGYRAQSAERRARKRRKRARHYRCMNRPELVAWVDEKLRANWSPEQIAGRIRLEYPEDQSMRISTETIYRWVYAAAQFGDTSYRHLRRAHKGRRRQARYGQGRRLFPGRIDISCRPGIVALRTRFGDWEADLVCASKGKAALLSCTERKSRFLLLARVQDKTAAFFNAALIPCLRAVPSKLRQTLTLDNGSEMAGFRALELATGLRTYFCQPHAPWQRGTNENSNGLLRQYFPRGISLHKITEAMVVKAAEQLNNRPRKCLHYQTPAEVFNQELTGAFAI from the coding sequence ATGTCCCATAGCCATCTTGCTCTGGAAAAACGCATCAGGATCGAAATATTTGTGTCCATGGGCCTGAGCTGCCGGGAAATGGCCAGACGCCTGGGCAGGAGTCACAGCACGCTTTCCCGGGAGCTGCGCCGCAACGTGGGTTCTGCAAAAAGAGGCTATCGTGCGCAGAGTGCAGAGCGGCGTGCCCGGAAAAGACGAAAGAGAGCAAGGCATTACCGCTGTATGAATCGGCCCGAACTGGTTGCCTGGGTCGATGAAAAATTACGCGCAAACTGGTCTCCCGAACAGATTGCAGGGCGCATCCGTCTGGAGTATCCAGAGGATCAAAGCATGCGTATCAGTACAGAGACTATCTACCGCTGGGTCTATGCAGCGGCACAATTCGGCGATACCAGCTACCGCCATCTGCGCCGCGCCCACAAAGGCCGGAGGCGGCAAGCCAGGTATGGCCAGGGCCGGCGTCTGTTTCCCGGGCGTATTGATATCAGCTGCCGCCCGGGGATTGTGGCACTCAGAACCCGCTTTGGTGACTGGGAAGCCGACCTTGTCTGTGCCTCCAAAGGAAAGGCGGCGCTGCTCAGCTGTACCGAACGGAAAAGCCGCTTTCTCTTGCTGGCCAGGGTACAGGACAAGACAGCCGCGTTCTTCAATGCGGCGCTCATTCCCTGCCTGCGTGCTGTGCCGTCAAAGCTGAGGCAGACCCTGACGCTGGATAATGGTTCGGAAATGGCAGGCTTCAGGGCGCTGGAGTTGGCCACTGGCCTGCGCACGTATTTTTGCCAGCCGCATGCTCCTTGGCAGCGTGGCACAAACGAAAACAGCAACGGGCTTTTGCGGCAGTATTTTCCCAGGGGCATCAGCTTGCACAAGATCACGGAAGCAATGGTCGTTAAGGCGGCAGAACAACTGAACAACCGGCCGCGCAAATGTTTACACTACCAGACTCCCGCTGAGGTTTTTAACCAGGAACTCACCGGTGCATTTGCAATTTGA
- the tnpA gene encoding IS200/IS605 family transposase: MDDYAYRKGSHSIYSLKVHIVWITKYRKPVLFGDVAVRLQDLIREICRSMDIDILKGHVSKDHVHLFVSLPPQISVSKLVGRIKGKTSRKLLAENRRLSGQFWGRHLWGRGYFAASSGNVTDDVIMQYIAEQDLEERAHDDDFTLAP, translated from the coding sequence ATGGATGACTATGCGTATCGCAAAGGCTCGCATTCAATTTATTCCCTCAAGGTCCATATTGTATGGATTACCAAGTATCGCAAACCGGTTCTCTTTGGAGACGTGGCCGTGCGTTTACAGGATCTGATACGAGAAATATGCCGATCCATGGATATAGATATTTTGAAAGGGCACGTCTCCAAAGATCATGTACATCTGTTTGTTTCGCTTCCTCCACAGATTTCTGTGAGTAAATTGGTTGGCCGCATAAAAGGGAAAACCTCACGCAAGCTGCTTGCAGAAAACCGACGTTTGTCCGGGCAATTTTGGGGCCGTCATCTGTGGGGTCGCGGATATTTTGCCGCCAGTTCAGGCAATGTCACAGACGATGTCATCATGCAATATATTGCAGAGCAGGACTTGGAGGAGCGAGCCCACGATGACGATTTTACCCTGGCTCCGTAA
- a CDS encoding winged helix-turn-helix domain-containing protein, which translates to MARPARGQEVLVAAREALKQAHTVAELRQAQAVILPLEFGFSLEQVAMVTGISKGWVCQLRNRFIRLAGAPDLDKRKPGGRRHENMSREEEAAFLAPFFEKAAQGGILVVREIKQALDAHLGRTVPLSTVYNLLHRHNWRKLAPDKRHVRADAGIQAEWKKIPGIARHRRQPLAWNGTLARAVSG; encoded by the coding sequence ATGGCACGTCCAGCACGAGGACAAGAGGTTCTTGTTGCGGCCAGGGAGGCATTGAAACAGGCGCACACAGTGGCAGAGCTCCGCCAGGCCCAGGCAGTCATCCTGCCGCTGGAGTTTGGTTTTTCCCTGGAACAGGTGGCCATGGTCACCGGAATATCCAAAGGATGGGTCTGTCAGCTGCGCAACCGGTTCATCCGCCTGGCAGGCGCGCCTGATTTGGACAAGCGAAAACCGGGCGGCAGACGGCATGAAAACATGAGCAGGGAGGAAGAAGCCGCTTTCCTGGCTCCTTTCTTCGAAAAAGCAGCCCAGGGTGGCATTCTGGTTGTCCGGGAGATCAAGCAGGCGCTCGATGCGCACCTGGGCCGCACTGTTCCCCTGTCCACAGTCTACAATTTGCTGCACCGCCATAACTGGCGCAAGCTCGCTCCGGACAAGCGGCACGTCAGGGCCGATGCCGGGATACAGGCAGAGTGGAAAAAAATTCCCGGCATTGCTCGCCACCGTAGACAGCCATTGGCCTGGAACGGGACCCTTGCGCGTGCTGTTTCAGGATGA
- a CDS encoding IS630 family transposase — protein MPGYRQSGKKFPALLATVDSHWPGTGPLRVLFQDEGRFGRISLSRRCWCPRPHRPVCRSMVTQESVYAYATVSVSDGRLDTLIMPHVNRVCMQIFLDEVASRYPEERLLMILDGAGWHRESCLNIPANMRLVSLPPYSPELHPVEHIWDEVREQYFGNLVFDSLDALEDHLETALRSMELDQPRVKSIVAWSWIINSLLF, from the coding sequence ATGCCGGGATACAGGCAGAGTGGAAAAAAATTCCCGGCATTGCTCGCCACCGTAGACAGCCATTGGCCTGGAACGGGACCCTTGCGCGTGCTGTTTCAGGATGAGGGCCGCTTTGGCCGGATTTCGCTGTCAAGGCGGTGCTGGTGTCCACGGCCGCATCGCCCCGTATGCCGGAGCATGGTAACGCAGGAATCTGTTTACGCCTATGCCACGGTATCGGTGAGTGATGGTCGCCTGGACACGTTGATCATGCCGCATGTCAACAGGGTGTGCATGCAGATATTCCTGGATGAAGTGGCTTCCCGTTATCCTGAAGAAAGACTGCTCATGATTCTGGATGGCGCTGGCTGGCACAGGGAGTCGTGCCTGAACATTCCCGCCAACATGCGGCTTGTTTCGCTGCCTCCTTATTCGCCCGAGTTGCATCCTGTTGAGCATATATGGGATGAAGTGCGTGAGCAATACTTTGGCAACCTGGTTTTCGACAGTCTTGATGCTCTGGAAGATCACCTGGAAACAGCCTTGCGCAGTATGGAACTCGATCAGCCCCGCGTCAAATCCATCGTCGCCTGGTCATGGATTATAAATTCACTATTGTTTTAG